The following are from one region of the Candidatus Wallbacteria bacterium genome:
- a CDS encoding type II toxin-antitoxin system Phd/YefM family antitoxin gives MRATILDLRRKMKDIFGALDRNEPVTILYHGKERAIMLPSKADRKNGMKFADHPAFGLWKEHEDKKDVAKHVRNLRTGRFNDF, from the coding sequence ATGAGAGCAACGATTCTTGACCTCAGGCGGAAGATGAAGGATATCTTCGGGGCTCTGGACAGGAATGAGCCTGTCACCATTCTATATCACGGCAAGGAACGCGCGATAATGCTGCCGTCGAAAGCTGATAGGAAGAACGGAATGAAATTTGCAGATCATCCTGCTTTCGGCCTTTGGAAAGAACATGAAGATAAAAAAGATGTTGCCAAGCATGTAAGAAATCTGCGTACGGGACGTTTCAATGATTTTTGA
- the pilM gene encoding pilus assembly protein PilM gives MLKSLIFPNNEKIAIDIGTRSIKYIEIKKPKNTTDPIEVLNFKSIPTPNDSLLATYTENPVVNPGAIQDALEYLSNSCSLKNRDTNLVLYDSTVIINWLSLNPGPTDVIQNLVLEKLSTFLPVPVSEWFVDFAVLEEKKDSKVIISEAMLKNNLFEFGKLMQRTGFNPVSIDISSFNVVNSFHKYLMEAENAKKNIAVVNMGHNNTTVMIFKEGVLKNLRSLGVGGRDFTQNIMESKGLTFEDAEKYKHEELFFLSDASEDQNKNENYNIIKPSFGKLIKGMYDSFDHYLAKFREFKIHEIILSGGAANFTNIRFLIHRHLNIPAKNGSELLNFKFQGNEMLENDKNLFSSAVGGLLRES, from the coding sequence ATGCTGAAATCGTTGATTTTTCCCAACAACGAAAAAATCGCAATTGATATCGGAACCAGAAGCATCAAATACATCGAGATCAAGAAACCAAAAAACACAACTGATCCGATCGAAGTGTTGAACTTCAAATCTATTCCTACACCCAACGACAGTCTGCTGGCGACATATACCGAAAATCCGGTCGTGAATCCGGGAGCCATCCAGGATGCACTTGAGTATCTGTCTAATTCCTGCAGCCTTAAAAACCGCGACACGAACCTGGTGTTATACGATTCCACGGTGATCATCAACTGGCTGAGCTTGAATCCCGGTCCCACTGATGTGATTCAGAATCTTGTGCTGGAAAAACTCTCGACGTTCCTGCCTGTTCCGGTCAGCGAATGGTTTGTCGATTTCGCAGTACTCGAGGAAAAAAAGGATTCCAAGGTGATCATCAGTGAGGCGATGCTGAAGAACAATCTGTTCGAGTTTGGAAAATTGATGCAGCGCACTGGTTTCAACCCGGTTTCCATAGACATCAGTTCATTCAACGTCGTGAACTCATTTCATAAATATCTGATGGAGGCTGAGAACGCTAAAAAGAACATTGCAGTAGTCAATATGGGACACAACAATACCACTGTGATGATTTTCAAGGAAGGGGTGTTGAAGAACCTGCGAAGCCTTGGTGTCGGCGGCAGGGATTTCACCCAGAACATCATGGAAAGCAAGGGATTGACCTTTGAAGATGCCGAAAAATACAAGCACGAGGAATTGTTTTTCCTCTCCGACGCCTCGGAAGACCAGAATAAGAACGAAAATTACAACATCATCAAACCCAGTTTCGGAAAACTGATCAAAGGAATGTATGATTCATTCGATCATTATCTGGCTAAATTCAGGGAGTTCAAGATTCATGAAATCATACTTTCCGGAGGGGCAGCCAATTTTACCAACATCAGATTTCTGATTCACAGACATCTCAATATTCCTGCCAAGAACGGATCAGAACTGCTGAATTTCAAGTTTCAGGGTAATGAAATGCTCGAAAACGACAAGAATCTGTTTTCTTCTGCTGTTGGAGGTCTGCTCAGGGAATCATGA
- the recG gene encoding ATP-dependent DNA helicase RecG, with protein MLPYSESEFYRKELRYLKGIGPKRCLLFKNLGIETCGDLLYHQPLRHQDRSLTVKIAYAAENEESLFILTILSNKTRRIGRRMLLELRATDDSGWVQLVFFNRNFLAEKLKPGDRVSAFGKLETHAGRLQITHPELEMLEKGEEVSGRIVPIYPLTDGLNQRLVRKCMETLLELRPGEQDLLPPEISAAQLLIEYDLALRNLHFPKSLVLAEAAKRRLVFEELFYFQLGILYNRSRMQKESSPSLSSAGELEGRLRQKLGFELTVSQETARAEILKSISLTRPMRTLLQGDVGSGKTVVSLIAALHAIESGYQAAFLAPTEVLAEQHYLKISQMLGDVIEVGLLTGSIRGVENSEIKEKIRSGKLKLLIGTHALLEEDVEFSKLGLAVIDEQHRFGVAQREKFVNKGRQPHLLVMTATPIPRTLTLTIYGELDVVYLRELPHGRRKIKTVVRTPEALPRVYDFIREEVGHGNRAYLVCPLIEESEKLTLSHVTGLFEELKRGSFKNCRLGLLHGRMKASEKEGVMDRFRSGEIEILVSTTVIEVGVDVPEATVMVVYDAERFGISQLHQLRGRVGRSDLQSYAVLVSENLQSERLQALVNSSDGFELAETDLRIRGPGEFLGNRQHGRLDFKFADIMRDREILLQSIEAARNYLSTDPDGTRLSPVLKEFLLRKYHCFHDRMG; from the coding sequence ATGCTGCCCTACTCCGAATCCGAATTTTATCGTAAGGAACTCAGATACCTGAAGGGGATCGGACCCAAGCGCTGCCTGCTGTTCAAAAATCTCGGCATCGAAACCTGCGGGGATCTGCTGTATCATCAACCGCTGCGGCATCAGGACAGAAGCCTGACCGTTAAAATCGCTTACGCAGCTGAAAACGAAGAATCCCTTTTCATCCTGACCATACTTTCAAACAAAACCCGCCGCATCGGCCGGAGGATGCTGCTGGAGCTCCGTGCGACCGACGATTCCGGATGGGTGCAGCTGGTTTTTTTCAATCGGAATTTCCTTGCCGAAAAACTGAAACCAGGAGACAGGGTTTCAGCCTTCGGAAAGCTGGAAACTCACGCCGGCCGCCTGCAGATCACTCACCCTGAGCTTGAAATGCTGGAAAAGGGGGAAGAAGTTTCAGGCCGGATCGTACCGATTTATCCGCTGACCGATGGTTTGAACCAGCGGCTGGTCAGGAAATGCATGGAAACCTTACTCGAACTTCGGCCTGGGGAACAGGACCTGCTGCCGCCCGAAATTTCTGCAGCCCAGCTGCTGATCGAATATGATTTGGCTTTGCGAAATCTACATTTCCCTAAGAGTCTGGTGCTGGCAGAAGCTGCGAAGAGAAGGCTGGTTTTTGAAGAACTGTTTTACTTTCAGCTTGGAATTCTGTACAACCGTTCCCGCATGCAGAAAGAAAGTTCACCGTCACTTTCTTCAGCCGGGGAGCTGGAAGGCCGCCTCAGGCAGAAACTGGGGTTCGAGCTTACAGTATCTCAGGAAACTGCCAGAGCAGAGATCCTGAAAAGCATTTCGCTGACACGTCCTATGCGCACCCTGCTGCAGGGAGATGTCGGTTCAGGCAAGACAGTTGTGTCTCTGATCGCAGCATTGCATGCAATTGAGTCCGGGTATCAGGCGGCATTTCTCGCTCCCACTGAAGTGCTGGCTGAGCAGCATTATCTTAAAATCAGTCAAATGCTGGGAGACGTGATTGAAGTTGGCTTGCTGACCGGATCCATACGGGGAGTGGAAAATTCGGAAATCAAGGAAAAAATCCGCTCCGGTAAACTGAAACTCCTGATCGGCACACATGCCCTGCTGGAAGAGGACGTGGAATTTTCTAAACTTGGCCTGGCTGTGATCGATGAACAGCATCGCTTTGGTGTGGCACAGCGGGAAAAATTTGTGAATAAAGGCAGGCAGCCCCATCTGCTGGTAATGACTGCCACCCCCATCCCGAGGACACTCACACTTACGATCTACGGGGAGCTGGATGTAGTCTACCTTAGGGAACTTCCGCACGGCAGGCGGAAAATCAAAACCGTTGTCCGGACTCCCGAGGCTCTGCCGAGGGTTTATGATTTTATCAGGGAAGAAGTGGGACATGGGAATCGAGCCTATCTCGTCTGTCCTTTGATCGAGGAGTCTGAAAAATTGACTTTGAGCCATGTCACAGGCCTTTTTGAAGAGCTGAAGCGAGGCAGCTTTAAAAACTGCAGACTGGGTCTGCTGCACGGCAGAATGAAAGCGTCTGAAAAAGAAGGTGTGATGGATCGCTTCCGTTCAGGTGAAATTGAAATCCTGGTTTCCACTACTGTGATAGAGGTCGGAGTTGACGTACCTGAGGCAACAGTGATGGTGGTTTATGATGCGGAAAGGTTTGGAATATCTCAGCTGCATCAATTGAGAGGGAGAGTCGGCCGCTCTGATCTGCAATCTTATGCAGTACTGGTGTCTGAAAATTTACAGTCTGAACGGCTGCAGGCTCTCGTCAACAGCTCGGACGGATTCGAGCTGGCTGAAACAGACCTCAGAATCCGTGGCCCTGGAGAATTTCTAGGAAACAGACAGCATGGCAGGCTGGATTTCAAGTTTGCAGACATCATGCGGGACAGGGAGATCTTGCTGCAGTCCATTGAAGCTGCCAGGAATTATCTTTCGACAGACCCTGATGGGACGAGGCTGTCGCCTGTGCTGAAGGAATTTTTGCTTCGCAAGTACCATTGCTTTCACGACAGAATGGGTTAA
- a CDS encoding type II secretion system F family protein, whose product MADFIYEGTNKNGVTIQGRLEALNKEEIKKILDRQGISPTKIKPCPELTLKEMLTSGSFSISTKDIFLFTKYFAIVLKAGIPVIKGLSILRDQTVNLRFRRRLSKIIAKVESGSSLHQAFELFPDIFTPMYCSLLKVGEESGLLYEMVLRLAKYMEKANTLKRKVKGAMMYPAVIMSVAFCIVCFLLTFVIPRFAKMFQSFGADLPMPTRILIAVSDFFKAHIVLILLVIGAAIFTFRYLSKTAAGKYFLDGLVLKLPVVGTLALKSAINDITKNLAVLLRSGIPISRALEITVSAIDNIIIKNQIITVKVDIEAGVGISPAFKRASCIPFMVSEMINVGDTTGTLEAMLDNISEFYEEEVDNLVNNMTALVEPLFIVFLGGVVGSIVISMFLPIFKISSAVMKSTQQ is encoded by the coding sequence ATGGCTGACTTCATCTATGAAGGTACGAACAAGAATGGAGTGACCATCCAGGGGCGGCTGGAAGCCCTCAACAAAGAAGAAATTAAGAAAATTCTCGACCGTCAGGGGATTTCTCCTACTAAAATCAAACCCTGCCCTGAACTGACGCTGAAAGAAATGCTGACCTCCGGTTCTTTCAGTATCAGCACAAAAGACATCTTCCTGTTCACTAAATATTTTGCAATCGTCCTCAAGGCAGGAATTCCAGTGATCAAGGGTCTCTCGATTTTAAGGGACCAGACTGTAAATCTCCGTTTCAGGCGGCGCCTGAGCAAGATCATTGCCAAGGTGGAAAGCGGATCCTCCCTGCATCAGGCATTCGAACTTTTTCCCGACATATTCACACCTATGTACTGCAGCCTGCTCAAAGTCGGCGAAGAATCTGGGCTGCTCTACGAGATGGTCTTGAGGCTGGCCAAATACATGGAAAAAGCCAATACGCTTAAGCGCAAGGTCAAGGGTGCAATGATGTATCCGGCTGTCATCATGAGCGTGGCTTTCTGTATCGTATGTTTCCTGCTGACTTTCGTAATTCCGAGATTCGCCAAGATGTTCCAGAGTTTCGGTGCGGACCTGCCGATGCCTACCAGAATTCTGATCGCAGTTTCCGATTTTTTCAAAGCCCATATCGTCCTGATCCTGCTTGTGATTGGCGCTGCAATATTTACTTTCAGATATCTAAGCAAAACAGCTGCAGGCAAGTATTTCCTGGACGGACTGGTCCTGAAGCTTCCGGTTGTAGGCACACTGGCCCTGAAATCAGCCATCAATGACATCACTAAAAACCTGGCAGTATTGCTGCGGAGCGGAATCCCGATTTCCAGAGCTCTGGAAATCACTGTCTCTGCGATCGATAATATCATCATTAAAAACCAGATCATTACAGTCAAGGTCGATATCGAGGCCGGCGTGGGTATCTCCCCGGCTTTCAAGAGAGCTTCCTGCATTCCGTTCATGGTCTCTGAGATGATCAATGTGGGTGACACCACAGGTACGCTGGAGGCAATGCTTGACAACATTTCAGAATTTTATGAGGAAGAAGTCGACAACCTGGTCAATAATATGACTGCACTCGTGGAACCGCTGTTCATCGTATTCCTCGGTGGTGTGGTCGGTTCTATAGTAATCTCCATGTTTCTGCCGATATTCAAGATATCGAGCGCAGTAATGAAAAGTACACAGCAATAA
- a CDS encoding patatin-like phospholipase family protein, with amino-acid sequence MKRNSQENPDLKIDSGQPICLALGGGSAWGFTHLGVLKCLDERKLKPAVIAGCSMGAIVAALYSQLGSADAAIAAVKKAFSGRTWGLFSINPFFYPAVFRTERIGKLFQEIFGSKLIEDLQLPVIITAADLKTGLPVYFEKGPLVKLLLASMSLPVVFPPVRYRQHLLVDGGIASLVPVEPLKGRGTLIACHAYGQYKPLLRIPNIFSFYLHNRYLVNYRIGSLEMEKADIKVYPDTSGTLMHEFHKLDLLAERGRQAMEAALSGSPENLFP; translated from the coding sequence ATGAAAAGGAACAGCCAGGAAAACCCTGATTTGAAAATTGATTCCGGACAACCGATTTGTCTTGCACTCGGGGGAGGCTCAGCCTGGGGATTTACTCATCTGGGCGTGCTGAAATGCCTGGACGAGAGAAAGCTCAAACCAGCAGTCATTGCCGGTTGCAGCATGGGCGCGATCGTGGCTGCCCTGTATTCGCAGCTGGGCAGTGCAGACGCAGCGATCGCAGCAGTAAAAAAAGCCTTTTCCGGCAGAACCTGGGGACTTTTTTCGATCAATCCATTTTTTTATCCGGCTGTGTTCCGAACCGAACGAATCGGGAAGCTCTTTCAGGAGATTTTCGGCTCAAAGCTGATCGAAGACCTGCAGCTGCCTGTCATCATCACTGCCGCAGACCTGAAGACTGGTCTTCCTGTTTATTTCGAAAAAGGTCCGCTGGTAAAGCTGCTGCTCGCTTCAATGTCACTGCCGGTCGTGTTTCCGCCGGTCAGGTACAGGCAGCATCTACTGGTGGACGGCGGCATTGCTTCACTGGTGCCGGTCGAGCCATTGAAAGGCAGAGGCACACTGATCGCCTGCCACGCTTACGGACAATATAAACCCCTGCTCCGCATCCCGAACATTTTCTCTTTCTATCTCCACAACCGCTATTTGGTAAATTACAGGATCGGCAGCCTGGAGATGGAGAAGGCAGACATAAAAGTATATCCCGATACATCAGGCACCCTGATGCATGAGTTCCACAAGCTTGACCTCCTGGCGGAACGAGGCCGGCAGGCGATGGAAGCCGCGCTTTCCGGGAGTCCGGAAAATTTATTTCCCTGA
- the hfq gene encoding RNA chaperone Hfq translates to MAKKINLQDNFLNQVRQDGMEVTIFLTNGAKIKGMVKGFDSFTLVVEVLGKQELIFKHAISTIVAGKKVKNLFQYEDSDGTGDQSEDSDEN, encoded by the coding sequence ATGGCCAAAAAGATCAATCTACAGGACAACTTCTTGAATCAGGTGCGTCAGGACGGCATGGAAGTTACGATCTTCCTGACTAACGGGGCCAAAATCAAAGGCATGGTGAAAGGCTTTGACAGTTTCACGCTGGTGGTTGAAGTGCTTGGAAAGCAGGAACTGATTTTCAAGCATGCCATTTCCACCATTGTGGCCGGCAAGAAGGTGAAAAACCTGTTCCAGTATGAAGACTCCGACGGAACCGGCGATCAGTCCGAGGACTCCGACGAGAATTGA
- a CDS encoding GspE/PulE family protein, with product MLSEFIGRKKIGQIFLEMGVISQDVLAEALEKQKESSQLIGRTLIEMGCFDDVVLARALAKQFGVQFHDLEEFFVDPKLVEMLPEDLIKLYNFVPYTVTDNRMTIIVYDPGNVAMFDAIHIVTGMEIDYLVAPESKLRKTIEDFYTVSTEEQKTLNDVQVNDILDDVNVEMAKDGKGAASGDREKKENLLAAADQKPIIALVNKILLEAIKEGASDIHIEAEEDILQVRYRIDGNLYNKMPIAKKAMGAIVSRIKIMANLDIAERRLPQDGAFTVIFGKSKVDFRLSILPSIHGENVVLRILSRENILLDLRTLGFNQKQYEIFTRNIKKPYGMNITSGPTGSGKTTTLYAALNEIKDPEIKIITVEDPVEYQLAGVQQVQVFINKNDPQRSLTFASGLRSILRHDPDVVLIGEIRDNESAEIAINAALTGHLVFSTLHANNSLDVIARLATLGVEKYLLSSALNMVIAQRLMRRLCTCKQQEEVSQQTFQNLGLNYEEQKDKVFYKPVGCEKCSSVGYKGRIAIYEILNVTSEIKEMILTGENIYEIGRIARKQGFNTLMEAAFEKAQAGITSLAEVADYIVD from the coding sequence ATGCTCTCTGAATTTATTGGGCGCAAAAAGATCGGCCAGATCTTTCTGGAAATGGGTGTCATTTCCCAGGATGTTCTGGCTGAAGCCTTAGAAAAGCAGAAGGAATCCAGCCAGCTTATCGGACGAACCCTGATCGAAATGGGATGTTTCGATGATGTCGTACTGGCGCGCGCCCTGGCTAAACAGTTCGGTGTACAGTTCCATGATCTGGAAGAATTCTTTGTTGATCCCAAGCTTGTGGAAATGCTGCCCGAAGACCTGATCAAGCTTTATAATTTTGTGCCATATACAGTTACGGACAACCGGATGACCATCATTGTCTACGATCCGGGCAATGTGGCGATGTTCGACGCTATCCATATCGTCACAGGCATGGAGATCGATTATCTGGTCGCACCTGAATCCAAATTAAGGAAGACCATTGAGGATTTTTACACTGTCAGCACCGAAGAGCAGAAAACCCTCAATGACGTGCAAGTGAATGATATCCTTGATGACGTGAACGTGGAGATGGCCAAGGATGGAAAAGGTGCTGCGAGCGGAGACCGTGAAAAGAAGGAAAATCTGCTGGCAGCTGCAGATCAGAAGCCGATCATAGCCCTGGTCAACAAAATTCTGCTGGAAGCGATCAAGGAAGGCGCGTCAGACATTCACATCGAGGCTGAAGAGGATATTCTTCAAGTCCGCTACCGTATCGACGGGAATCTTTACAACAAAATGCCGATCGCCAAGAAAGCGATGGGCGCGATAGTCTCCAGGATCAAGATCATGGCCAACCTCGACATCGCTGAACGCAGGCTTCCCCAGGACGGAGCCTTCACAGTGATTTTCGGAAAGAGCAAGGTGGACTTCCGTCTCTCGATCCTGCCTTCGATCCACGGTGAAAATGTAGTTTTGCGTATTCTGTCCAGGGAAAACATCCTGCTTGACTTGAGGACGCTCGGCTTCAACCAGAAGCAGTATGAAATTTTCACCAGAAATATCAAGAAACCATATGGAATGAACATTACTTCCGGACCTACAGGATCCGGAAAAACAACTACGCTTTATGCAGCTCTCAATGAGATCAAGGATCCTGAGATCAAAATCATCACGGTTGAGGACCCGGTCGAGTATCAGTTGGCTGGTGTCCAGCAGGTGCAGGTCTTTATCAATAAAAATGACCCGCAGCGGTCGCTGACCTTTGCCTCAGGTTTGAGGTCGATCCTGAGGCATGACCCTGATGTGGTGCTGATCGGAGAAATTCGAGACAATGAGTCTGCTGAGATCGCCATCAACGCAGCCCTTACCGGTCATCTTGTTTTCTCCACTCTCCACGCCAACAACTCCCTGGACGTGATCGCGAGACTCGCGACCCTTGGCGTAGAAAAATATCTCCTGAGTTCCGCGCTGAACATGGTGATCGCCCAGCGGCTGATGCGCAGGCTATGTACATGCAAGCAGCAGGAAGAGGTGTCACAGCAGACGTTTCAGAATCTGGGATTGAATTATGAAGAGCAAAAGGACAAAGTGTTTTACAAGCCTGTAGGCTGTGAAAAATGCAGCAGTGTGGGTTACAAGGGAAGAATCGCGATTTACGAAATCCTGAACGTGACTTCCGAAATCAAGGAAATGATCCTGACCGGTGAGAATATTTATGAGATCGGGAGAATAGCGCGCAAGCAGGGATTCAACACTCTGATGGAAGCCGCTTTTGAAAAGGCTCAGGCAGGAATCACCAGCCTGGCAGAGGTTGCAGACTACATAGTTGACTGA
- a CDS encoding ABC transporter ATP-binding protein, whose protein sequence is MIKISGLCKIISGHEILSDINLEISDGEIFGFLGPNGAGKSTTVNILSGLELPDSGTVLINGMEIVAEEASVKKITGHLPELPVLYENLTGREFLWFIGGLYSINKAALSKKIESLFGFFELTPFADQLSRNYPKGIRQKFGLCAALINDPQVLILDEPTSSLDPKSAKLVKVLLKRFRDEKKTIFITTHVLEIAEALCDRLAIIQQGRIIACGTIPELRTLSEIEFPLEEIFLKLTGGVEYETLLRYLRE, encoded by the coding sequence ATGATTAAAATTTCAGGGCTGTGCAAAATAATTTCAGGACATGAGATCCTGTCAGACATCAATCTGGAGATCAGTGACGGTGAAATTTTCGGGTTTCTGGGTCCGAACGGCGCTGGAAAATCAACTACAGTAAATATTTTATCAGGACTTGAACTTCCTGATTCAGGGACAGTTTTGATCAATGGCATGGAGATTGTCGCTGAGGAGGCCTCTGTAAAAAAAATCACAGGCCATCTTCCGGAACTGCCTGTTTTGTATGAAAATCTCACGGGCCGCGAATTTCTCTGGTTCATAGGCGGCCTTTATTCAATCAACAAAGCTGCTCTTTCTAAAAAAATTGAAAGTCTGTTTGGTTTTTTTGAACTGACCCCATTCGCAGATCAGCTGTCCAGGAATTATCCGAAAGGCATCCGCCAGAAATTCGGCTTGTGTGCCGCCCTGATCAACGACCCTCAGGTACTGATCCTGGACGAGCCGACTTCATCACTGGACCCGAAAAGCGCCAAGCTGGTCAAGGTCCTTCTCAAGCGATTCAGGGATGAGAAAAAGACCATTTTCATCACCACCCATGTGCTGGAAATCGCCGAAGCGCTCTGCGACAGGCTGGCCATCATCCAGCAAGGCCGGATCATTGCCTGCGGTACGATTCCTGAACTTCGGACACTCTCTGAAATAGAATTCCCGCTGGAAGAGATCTTTCTCAAACTGACTGGCGGGGTTGAATATGAAACTCTGCTCAGGTATCTGCGGGAATGA
- a CDS encoding PIN domain-containing protein — MIFDTDVLIWYLRGNAKAARTLDRASDHQLSIVSFIELLQGARNRDEIRICKRFLNDCGFQILPITENIGHRAAVYVEEYVLSHGICLADALIAATAAEHSLPLCTGNTRHYKVISEIELIPFKP; from the coding sequence ATGATTTTTGACACAGATGTTCTGATCTGGTATTTGCGCGGCAATGCCAAAGCTGCCAGAACTCTGGATCGTGCTTCTGATCATCAACTGTCCATAGTATCATTCATTGAATTGCTGCAGGGAGCGCGTAACCGCGATGAAATCAGAATCTGTAAAAGGTTCTTGAATGACTGCGGTTTTCAGATCCTGCCCATCACCGAAAACATCGGTCATCGAGCTGCAGTCTATGTCGAGGAATATGTTCTGAGCCATGGAATCTGCCTTGCCGATGCCCTGATCGCAGCCACAGCAGCGGAGCACAGTCTGCCTCTCTGCACAGGAAATACAAGACATTACAAAGTGATAAGTGAAATCGAACTGATCCCTTTCAAGCCTTGA
- a CDS encoding tetratricopeptide repeat protein yields MIFIIFLMSSAQAAMDTAESKIMDYLEGRLPVLEFEFERIVPSIEQNASFYEGVVLAETRETRQIEFLTRNITEEFQENYPGEFGRAGMRLAKARDFIWLAYLIQGDTLEQCCNSGLNELRILKSMYPEAASENQADFLAAMIWQALGYYQNFIKEDIPEARNCFLNALAAFDSIVLKKYTGVQKELSMLLQGYAYLQLAQTEIDNMNLMNFQGDVFKAQNLFDKIQHYPEAKPEIQAESFLASGIALHNLGKMYKQVYSDYFRLKQYNQQARDFCGKFRERFPDIKKFRNETLMVSGYSYQSELDFEHAVTCYRELITTDKNSRWMGFAYSNLSSCLFLLHKYDDALDVYKFIYKNTSTDYDKVVSLIGMSNCYLNKRDYSMGLKYLARVIVDFHGTQETDISEQRTIAESKIWDMISVQILPEVEDVKPGESQEFTCKLIYRDGRDVPVPKSLLSWEWSCTGNDGDGHTFTSKGDKAVFGGGLLPFQQVLMRAKCTIDMYPFSNFILGKHKVQPGEEEGPQLQLFH; encoded by the coding sequence ATGATTTTTATCATTTTCCTGATGTCCTCTGCCCAGGCAGCCATGGATACTGCCGAAAGCAAGATCATGGACTACCTGGAAGGCCGTCTTCCTGTGCTGGAATTCGAGTTCGAGCGGATTGTTCCGTCGATTGAGCAGAACGCATCTTTTTACGAAGGAGTTGTGCTGGCTGAGACCAGGGAAACCAGGCAGATCGAGTTCCTGACCAGAAACATTACCGAAGAATTCCAGGAAAACTACCCGGGAGAATTCGGCAGGGCAGGCATGAGACTGGCTAAAGCCCGGGATTTCATCTGGCTTGCTTATCTGATCCAGGGAGATACTCTGGAACAGTGCTGCAATTCAGGCTTGAATGAACTGAGAATCCTCAAATCCATGTACCCTGAAGCAGCCTCGGAAAATCAGGCTGATTTCCTGGCAGCCATGATCTGGCAGGCTTTAGGGTATTACCAGAATTTCATTAAAGAAGACATTCCGGAAGCCAGAAACTGCTTCCTCAATGCACTGGCTGCTTTCGATTCGATTGTCTTGAAGAAATATACAGGAGTCCAGAAAGAACTTTCCATGCTTCTTCAGGGCTATGCTTATCTGCAGCTGGCCCAGACCGAGATCGACAACATGAATCTGATGAACTTTCAAGGTGATGTTTTCAAGGCTCAGAATCTGTTCGACAAGATCCAGCATTATCCGGAAGCCAAGCCGGAAATTCAGGCCGAATCATTTCTTGCATCCGGGATAGCCCTGCACAATCTCGGCAAAATGTACAAGCAGGTTTACAGTGACTACTTCCGCCTCAAGCAATATAATCAGCAGGCTCGCGATTTTTGCGGGAAATTCAGGGAAAGGTTTCCTGATATCAAAAAATTCCGCAACGAGACGTTAATGGTTTCGGGATACAGTTACCAGTCAGAACTGGATTTCGAACACGCAGTCACCTGCTACCGTGAACTCATCACTACTGACAAAAACAGCCGCTGGATGGGTTTTGCCTATTCTAACCTCTCCAGCTGCCTTTTCCTACTGCATAAATACGACGATGCACTGGATGTCTATAAATTCATCTATAAAAACACTTCTACTGATTATGATAAAGTGGTTTCTCTGATCGGAATGTCAAACTGCTATCTCAACAAAAGAGATTACAGCATGGGCTTGAAGTATCTGGCTCGAGTGATCGTGGATTTCCACGGCACTCAGGAAACAGACATCAGCGAGCAGCGAACTATTGCTGAGAGCAAGATCTGGGACATGATCAGCGTGCAGATCCTGCCGGAAGTTGAAGATGTGAAGCCGGGTGAATCACAGGAATTCACCTGTAAACTCATTTACAGGGACGGCAGGGATGTGCCTGTGCCGAAAAGCCTGCTGAGCTGGGAATGGTCATGCACTGGAAACGACGGTGACGGACACACTTTCACCTCTAAGGGCGACAAGGCGGTTTTCGGAGGTGGACTGCTGCCTTTCCAGCAGGTACTGATGAGAGCTAAATGCACGATCGACATGTATCCATTTTCGAATTTCATTTTAGGCAAGCACAAGGTTCAGCCAGGGGAAGAAGAAGGTCCTCAGCTGCAATTATTCCATTGA